In Ovis aries strain OAR_USU_Benz2616 breed Rambouillet chromosome 14, ARS-UI_Ramb_v3.0, whole genome shotgun sequence, a single genomic region encodes these proteins:
- the PVR gene encoding poliovirus receptor isoform X2 translates to MAPAFVFTRRLLPPLRLLLFWASLGAGTKIITVLAPVQVSGFLGETVTLPCKLHPLEHNVTVTQVTWTKQSRAEQSRSVAVFHPAQGPSFHESSRLEFLAAKPGEKLRDASLAVRELHVEDEGNYTCQFATFPNGDKSARIQLRVLARPQNKAETLDIPLSPNPVPAARCISTGGHPPARISWSSDEKTNTTQVPGPLPGTVTVISLLILTPSSQLDGRNVTCRVEHESFEEPMVLPMTLAVSYPPEVSISGYDDNWYIGRREVALNCDVHSKPEPTGYNWTTTRGTLPSFAVAQGTQLLIHTVDETINATFICLVTNALGTNQANVTVLVRGRNQYSPTANGVSYTAVACNSQGPSTEGAR, encoded by the exons ATGGCCCCTGCCTTTGTCTTCACTCGGCGGCTGCTGCCGCCACTCCGGCTGCTGTTGTTCTGGGCGTCCCTGGGAGCCG ggaccaagataatcacagtgCTGGCCCCAGTCCAGGTGTCCGGTTTCCTGGGAGAAACTGTGACACTGCCATGCAAACTGCACCCCCTGGAACACAATGTGACGGTAACGCAAGTGACCTGGACAAAGCAGAGCCGGGCAGAGCAGTCCCGCAGCGTGGCGGTCTTCCACCCCGCCCAGGGCCCCAGCTTCCACGAATCCAGCCGGTTGGAATTCTTGGCCGCCAAGCCCGGTGAGAAGCTGCGGGACGCCTCACTGGCTGTGCGGGAGTTGCACGTGGAAGATGAGGGTAATTACACCTGCCAGTTCGCCACGTTCCCTAATGGTGACAAGAGCGCTCGAATCCAGCTCCGTGTGCTCG CCCGGCCCCAGAACAAGGCTGAGACCCTGGACATCCCGCTCAGCCCAAACCCTGTGCCAGCGGCCCGCTGCATCTCCACAGGAGGTCACCCACCTGCCCGCATCTCCTGGTCCTCAGATGAAAAGACCAATACCACCCAGGTGCCGGGGCCCCTGCCCGGCACCGTCACCGTCATCAGCCTCTTAATCTTAACACCTTCCAGCCAGCTGGATGGCAGGAATGTCACCTGCAGAGTGGAGCACGAGAGCTTTGAGGAGCCCATGGTGCTCCCCATGACCTTGGCTGTGTCCT ACCCCCCCGAGGTCTCCATATCCGGCTATGATGACAACTGGTACATCGGCCGTAGAGAGGTTGCCCTGAACTGTGACGTCCACAGCAAACCAGAGCCCACGGGCTACAACTGGACCAC GACCAGGGGAACCCTGCCATCCTTTGCTGTGGCCCAGGGCACTCAGCTCCTGATTCATACTGTGGACGAGACCATCAATGCGACTTTCATCTGCCTTGTCACCAATGCCCTAGGGACCAACCAGGCAAACGTGACCGTCCTGGTCAGAG GTCGGAACCAGTACAGTCCCACTGCTAATGGG GTCAGCTATACAGCCGTTGCCTGCAATTCCCAGGGTCCATCAACAGAGGGCGCCAGGTGA
- the PVR gene encoding poliovirus receptor isoform X1: MAPAFVFTRRLLPPLRLLLFWASLGAGTKIITVLAPVQVSGFLGETVTLPCKLHPLEHNVTVTQVTWTKQSRAEQSRSVAVFHPAQGPSFHESSRLEFLAAKPGEKLRDASLAVRELHVEDEGNYTCQFATFPNGDKSARIQLRVLARPQNKAETLDIPLSPNPVPAARCISTGGHPPARISWSSDEKTNTTQVPGPLPGTVTVISLLILTPSSQLDGRNVTCRVEHESFEEPMVLPMTLAVSYPPEVSISGYDDNWYIGRREVALNCDVHSKPEPTGYNWTTTRGTLPSFAVAQGTQLLIHTVDETINATFICLVTNALGTNQANVTVLVRERPREQSQERSYSAIYILAFVISFVVLVVFLIFLYRCRKSRRNQYSPTANGVSYTAVACNSQGPSTEGAR, encoded by the exons ATGGCCCCTGCCTTTGTCTTCACTCGGCGGCTGCTGCCGCCACTCCGGCTGCTGTTGTTCTGGGCGTCCCTGGGAGCCG ggaccaagataatcacagtgCTGGCCCCAGTCCAGGTGTCCGGTTTCCTGGGAGAAACTGTGACACTGCCATGCAAACTGCACCCCCTGGAACACAATGTGACGGTAACGCAAGTGACCTGGACAAAGCAGAGCCGGGCAGAGCAGTCCCGCAGCGTGGCGGTCTTCCACCCCGCCCAGGGCCCCAGCTTCCACGAATCCAGCCGGTTGGAATTCTTGGCCGCCAAGCCCGGTGAGAAGCTGCGGGACGCCTCACTGGCTGTGCGGGAGTTGCACGTGGAAGATGAGGGTAATTACACCTGCCAGTTCGCCACGTTCCCTAATGGTGACAAGAGCGCTCGAATCCAGCTCCGTGTGCTCG CCCGGCCCCAGAACAAGGCTGAGACCCTGGACATCCCGCTCAGCCCAAACCCTGTGCCAGCGGCCCGCTGCATCTCCACAGGAGGTCACCCACCTGCCCGCATCTCCTGGTCCTCAGATGAAAAGACCAATACCACCCAGGTGCCGGGGCCCCTGCCCGGCACCGTCACCGTCATCAGCCTCTTAATCTTAACACCTTCCAGCCAGCTGGATGGCAGGAATGTCACCTGCAGAGTGGAGCACGAGAGCTTTGAGGAGCCCATGGTGCTCCCCATGACCTTGGCTGTGTCCT ACCCCCCCGAGGTCTCCATATCCGGCTATGATGACAACTGGTACATCGGCCGTAGAGAGGTTGCCCTGAACTGTGACGTCCACAGCAAACCAGAGCCCACGGGCTACAACTGGACCAC GACCAGGGGAACCCTGCCATCCTTTGCTGTGGCCCAGGGCACTCAGCTCCTGATTCATACTGTGGACGAGACCATCAATGCGACTTTCATCTGCCTTGTCACCAATGCCCTAGGGACCAACCAGGCAAACGTGACCGTCCTGGTCAGAG AACGTCCTAGGGAGCAGTCACAAGAGCGCTCGTACTCTGCGATCTATATCCTGGCCTTCGTAATCTCTTTTGTCGTCCTGGTGGTGTTCCTGATTTTTCTCTACCGGTGCAGAAAGTCCC GTCGGAACCAGTACAGTCCCACTGCTAATGGG GTCAGCTATACAGCCGTTGCCTGCAATTCCCAGGGTCCATCAACAGAGGGCGCCAGGTGA